Proteins from one Capricornis sumatraensis isolate serow.1 chromosome 2, serow.2, whole genome shotgun sequence genomic window:
- the CCNB1IP1 gene encoding E3 ubiquitin-protein ligase CCNB1IP1: protein MSLCEDMLLCNYRKCRVKLSGYAWVTACSHIFCDQHGSGEFSRSPAICPACNSTLSGKLDIVRTELSPSEEYKAMVLAGLRPEIVLDISSRALAFWTYQVHQERLYQEYNFSKAEGHLKQMEKIYTQQIQSKDVELTSMKGEVTSMKKVLEEYKKKFSDISEKLMERNRQYQKLQGLYDSLRLRNITIANQDSTLEPSMIAQSGVFGFPLGNNSRFPLDSTPVRNRGVGDGDFQFRPFFVGSPTAPEPANSFFSFASPNNEAEQQPVSSRAFKVKRI, encoded by the exons ATGTCTTTGTGTGAAGACATGCTGCTTTGTAATTATCGCAAGTGTCGTGTCAAACTCTCTGGTTATGCATGGGTCACTGCCTGCTCTCATATATTCTGTGATCAGCATGGTAGTGGTGAGTTTAGTCGTTCACCAGCTATCTGCCCTGCCTGCAACAGTACTCTTTCTGGAAAGCTAGATATTGTCCGCACAGAACTCAGTCCATCAGAAGAATATAAAGCCATGGTATTAGCAGGACTTCGACCAGAGATTGTGTTGGACATCAGCTCCCGAGCGCTGGCCTTCTGGACATACCAG GTACACCAGGAGCGACTCTATCAAGAATACAATTTCAGCAAGGCAGAGGGCCATCTGAAACAGATGGAGAAGATATATACTCAGCAAATACAGAGCAAGGATGTAGAATTGACCTCTATGAAAGGGGAGGTCACCTCCATGAAGAAAGTGCTAGAAGAATATAAGAAAAAGTTCAGTGACATTTCTGAGAAACTTATGGAGCGAAATCGCCAGTATCAAAAGCTCCAAGGCCTCTATGATAGCCTTAGGCTACGAAATATCACTATTGCTAACCAAGATAGTACTCTTGAACCATCTATGATTGCACAGTCTGGTGTTTTTGGCTTCCCATTAG GGAACAACTCCAGGTTTCCTTTGGACAGTACACCAGTTCGAAATCGGGGTGTTGGAGATGGAGATTTTCAGTTCAGACCATTTTTTGTGGGTTCTCCCACAGCACCTGAACCTGCCAACAGCTTTTTTAGTTTTGCCTCCCCAAATAATGAAGCAGAGCAGCAGCCAGTCTCTAGCAGGGcctttaaagtaaaaagaatttaG